A region from the Melioribacter roseus P3M-2 genome encodes:
- a CDS encoding molybdopterin-containing oxidoreductase family protein, whose product MNSISRRRFLKITGFSVGAAAAASALSPVIKGAGKVNSKDVKGIKKIPTFCDICFWKCAAIAYVKDGKLWKIEGNPKDPLSKGRLCPRGTGGVGAHYDPDRLRAPLIRTRERGEEKWKEVTWDEALDFIASKMKNIKEKYGPESVAMFSHGIGGTFLKHTLKAYGAINFGAPSFAQCRGPRDVGFELTFGDIIGSPEKTDIENAQCLTLIGSHLGENMHNTQAQEFAKAIENDATIIVVDPRFSVAASKAKYYLPIKPGTDTALLLAWMNVIVSENLYDKEFVGKYGFGFGQFKEEIKQYTPEWAYPETGIEPELIRKTARTMAMHKPASLVHPGRHTTWYGNDAQRMRAIALLNALLGNWGRKGGFYFPAKFPVPAYPYPPYPKPEKDKLDNPGHKYPFASEEITTGIREATITGEPYPIKGWFIYATNLIHALPNQEETIKAIQNLDLLVVVDVIPSEIAGWADVVLPESVYLERYDELNTAPFREPFVSLRQPVVDPPADQKPNWWIAKRLAEKLGLKEYYPWKNIEEYLDYRLKKAGLSLDLMKKEGVVTASGQPIYVEDGIEPEFYTPSGKVEFYSVQLQQAGFDPVPKYEKPEDPPPGYYRLLFGRAPVHSFSRTQSNPILMDMMEENEIWINNDVANRWGLKSGQYVRLKNQDGVLSNKIKVKATERIRPDSVYMVHGFGHNSKMLKRAFMKGASNSELITRYKTDPLMGGTGMNVNFVTFVTEV is encoded by the coding sequence ATGAATTCGATTTCAAGAAGACGCTTTCTTAAAATAACGGGTTTCAGCGTTGGAGCCGCAGCGGCTGCAAGCGCTTTGAGTCCGGTGATTAAAGGAGCGGGCAAAGTTAACTCAAAAGACGTCAAAGGCATTAAAAAAATACCGACTTTTTGCGATATCTGTTTCTGGAAGTGCGCCGCCATTGCGTATGTAAAAGACGGAAAACTCTGGAAGATCGAAGGCAATCCGAAAGATCCGTTGAGCAAAGGCAGATTATGCCCGCGAGGCACCGGCGGCGTTGGCGCGCATTACGACCCGGACAGACTGCGCGCTCCGTTGATCAGAACGCGCGAGCGAGGCGAAGAAAAATGGAAAGAAGTTACATGGGACGAAGCGCTCGATTTTATCGCTTCCAAAATGAAAAACATCAAAGAAAAGTACGGACCCGAATCCGTTGCAATGTTTTCTCACGGAATCGGCGGCACATTTCTAAAGCACACTTTGAAAGCTTACGGCGCGATTAATTTCGGCGCGCCTTCGTTTGCTCAATGCCGCGGTCCTCGCGACGTCGGTTTCGAACTCACTTTCGGCGATATAATCGGCTCGCCGGAAAAAACCGACATTGAAAACGCCCAGTGCCTTACTCTGATCGGTTCTCACCTGGGCGAGAATATGCACAATACCCAGGCTCAGGAATTTGCCAAAGCAATTGAAAATGACGCCACGATTATTGTCGTTGATCCGCGTTTTTCAGTTGCCGCTTCAAAAGCCAAATACTACCTGCCCATTAAACCCGGAACCGACACAGCTCTTTTGCTTGCATGGATGAACGTTATTGTTTCCGAAAACTTATACGACAAAGAATTCGTCGGTAAATACGGATTCGGTTTCGGACAGTTCAAAGAAGAAATTAAACAATATACTCCGGAATGGGCTTATCCCGAAACGGGAATTGAACCCGAATTAATCAGGAAAACCGCCAGGACAATGGCAATGCACAAGCCGGCATCGTTGGTTCATCCAGGCCGCCATACAACCTGGTACGGAAACGACGCTCAACGAATGAGAGCAATCGCTTTGTTGAACGCTCTGCTCGGTAACTGGGGCAGAAAAGGCGGATTTTATTTCCCCGCAAAATTCCCGGTGCCAGCTTATCCTTATCCGCCTTATCCGAAACCTGAGAAAGATAAACTCGACAATCCCGGTCATAAATATCCTTTCGCATCAGAAGAAATTACAACGGGCATTCGCGAAGCTACAATTACAGGCGAACCTTATCCGATTAAAGGATGGTTCATCTATGCGACGAATCTGATTCATGCTTTGCCCAATCAGGAAGAAACTATTAAGGCTATTCAAAATCTCGATCTCCTTGTGGTCGTAGACGTAATCCCGAGCGAAATTGCCGGCTGGGCTGACGTTGTATTACCGGAATCGGTTTACCTCGAACGATACGACGAATTAAATACTGCCCCGTTCAGAGAACCTTTTGTTTCGCTGCGACAGCCTGTTGTCGATCCGCCAGCCGATCAAAAACCGAACTGGTGGATTGCAAAAAGACTGGCTGAAAAATTGGGTCTTAAAGAATATTATCCGTGGAAGAATATTGAAGAATATCTCGATTACAGACTTAAAAAAGCAGGGCTTAGCCTCGACTTGATGAAGAAAGAAGGCGTTGTTACCGCCTCGGGTCAACCGATATACGTAGAGGACGGAATTGAACCGGAATTCTATACTCCTTCGGGAAAAGTCGAATTTTATTCCGTTCAGTTACAGCAAGCCGGATTCGACCCGGTGCCCAAATACGAAAAACCGGAGGATCCGCCTCCTGGATATTACCGTCTACTGTTCGGAAGAGCGCCGGTTCATTCGTTCTCGAGAACTCAGTCTAATCCGATTCTAATGGATATGATGGAAGAAAACGAAATCTGGATCAACAACGACGTGGCAAACAGATGGGGTTTGAAAAGCGGTCAATATGTTCGCCTTAAAAACCAGGACGGAGTTCTGAGCAATAAAATAAAAGTAAAAGCCACGGAGCGAATAAGACCGGATTCCGTTTATATGGTGCACGGCTTCGGTCATAATTCCAAAATGCTCAAAAGAGCGTTCATGAAAGGAGCCAGCAATTCCGAACTTATAACCCGCTATAAAACCGACCCCTTGATGGGAGGAACCGGTATGAATGTCAATTTTGTAACTTTTGTGACGGAGGTTTAA
- a CDS encoding 4Fe-4S dicluster domain-containing protein — protein MARYAMVIDTKKCVGCMDCVVACKTENNVPEGYNRDWIVQVTTGKYPDVHLEIQSQRCNHCDNTPCVSCCPTGASHVHDVGNVVLVDHDMCIGCKACVAACPYDARFIHPEGYADKCTFCIHRVEKGEDPACVSVCPTHCMHFGDLDDPESEVSKLLASRKYHTLLPEAGTKPRIFYLI, from the coding sequence ATGGCTCGATATGCGATGGTAATCGATACTAAAAAGTGCGTGGGTTGTATGGACTGCGTGGTCGCATGCAAAACGGAGAACAATGTGCCCGAAGGATACAACAGAGATTGGATTGTGCAGGTTACAACGGGTAAATATCCGGATGTTCATCTGGAAATTCAGTCGCAGCGGTGTAATCATTGCGATAATACGCCGTGCGTTTCCTGCTGCCCGACAGGCGCGAGCCATGTTCACGATGTGGGCAATGTGGTACTCGTAGACCACGATATGTGTATCGGTTGTAAAGCCTGTGTGGCTGCTTGTCCTTACGACGCCCGGTTTATTCATCCTGAAGGATACGCCGATAAATGTACTTTTTGCATACACAGAGTCGAAAAAGGCGAAGACCCGGCATGCGTTTCTGTTTGTCCGACTCATTGCATGCATTTCGGCGATTTAGACGACCCCGAAAGCGAAGTAAGTAAATTGCTTGCTTCCAGAAAATATCATACTCTATTACCCGAAGCAGGTACGAAACCTCGTATTTTTTATTTAATCTGA
- the nrfD gene encoding NrfD/PsrC family molybdoenzyme membrane anchor subunit: MQELTTTRHNFQIDPYTHVWGWEIPVYLFLGGLVAGMMIISGYFLFSKRYKETNCACYTLPLISLILLSLGMFALFLDLEHKLYVWRLYTTFRITSPMSWGAWILILVYPVIIANLLMGPPKLFVDKFPALNKITTYINSRQRLIQNIGVANMLLGGMLGIYTGVLLSTMGSRPLWNTSILSVLFLVSGLSTAAAFVHMIAKNVYERELLAKADNGFLTIELFVFALLLIGLTTSSGVHIEAAKLLISGIYAPAFWVFVIGIGIVIPLIIQLMAVNHKIKHTPVAPVLVIVGGLILRFIIVYAGQYSHYLNAHFK; encoded by the coding sequence ATGCAGGAACTGACAACCACTCGACATAATTTTCAAATCGACCCGTATACCCACGTATGGGGATGGGAAATCCCCGTGTATCTATTCCTCGGCGGTTTAGTCGCAGGAATGATGATTATTTCGGGTTACTTTTTGTTCAGCAAAAGATACAAAGAAACCAACTGCGCATGTTACACATTGCCTTTAATTAGTCTGATCCTTCTCAGTCTGGGTATGTTTGCGCTCTTTCTCGATTTGGAGCATAAGTTGTACGTTTGGAGGCTTTATACGACATTCAGAATTACGTCGCCTATGTCGTGGGGCGCCTGGATTTTAATATTGGTTTACCCTGTAATTATAGCAAATTTATTGATGGGACCGCCAAAATTGTTTGTCGATAAGTTTCCCGCGCTGAATAAAATTACAACTTACATAAATTCCCGCCAGCGTTTAATACAAAATATTGGAGTGGCAAATATGCTGCTGGGCGGAATGCTCGGAATTTATACGGGCGTTTTGTTGAGCACTATGGGTTCGCGCCCGCTTTGGAATACTTCGATATTGTCCGTTCTGTTTCTTGTGTCGGGGCTTTCCACCGCCGCTGCTTTTGTCCATATGATTGCAAAAAATGTTTATGAAAGAGAACTGCTGGCAAAAGCCGACAACGGTTTTCTTACGATTGAATTATTTGTGTTTGCGCTATTGCTTATCGGATTGACTACTTCGTCGGGCGTTCATATTGAAGCGGCAAAATTGTTAATAAGCGGAATTTATGCGCCGGCTTTCTGGGTCTTCGTTATCGGCATCGGTATTGTTATACCGCTTATCATTCAGTTGATGGCTGTAAATCACAAAATAAAACATACTCCCGTTGCGCCTGTGTTGGTTATTGTAGGCGGACTGATTCTGCGATTCATTATAGTTTATGCGGGGCAGTACAGCCATTATTTAAATGCGCACTTTAAGTGA
- a CDS encoding YeeE/YedE thiosulfate transporter family protein: METVTGISAESRVETAEKTFMPKPYSNPYLVGFGLGLALLAAFVIMGRGLGASGAASTLVAVGVSKVAPEHASQNEFYKNYLGDGSTNPLKDWLLFEVIGVAIGGFLSGSLAHRVKKTIEKGPNVSNRTRLIYAFTGGAIMGFGAKLARGCTSGQALTGGALLGLGSWVFMLAVFAGGYLTAYFVRRQWL; the protein is encoded by the coding sequence ATGGAAACGGTAACTGGAATATCTGCCGAAAGCAGAGTAGAAACCGCTGAAAAAACTTTTATGCCAAAACCGTACTCGAATCCTTATCTGGTCGGTTTCGGATTGGGGTTGGCGCTTCTGGCGGCTTTTGTTATTATGGGAAGAGGACTCGGAGCTTCGGGCGCCGCTTCGACGCTTGTCGCTGTCGGAGTGTCGAAAGTGGCTCCCGAGCATGCTTCGCAAAATGAATTTTATAAGAATTATTTGGGCGACGGCTCTACTAATCCGCTTAAAGATTGGCTATTGTTCGAAGTTATCGGTGTGGCTATCGGCGGATTCTTGTCGGGCAGTCTGGCGCACCGCGTCAAAAAAACTATCGAGAAAGGTCCGAACGTTAGCAACAGGACGAGATTGATTTACGCTTTCACGGGCGGAGCAATTATGGGCTTCGGCGCCAAGCTGGCGCGCGGATGCACGAGCGGTCAGGCATTGACCGGAGGCGCCCTGCTGGGTCTCGGCAGCTGGGTCTTTATGCTGGCGGTGTTTGCCGGAGGATATTTAACTGCATATTTTGTAAGGAGGCAATGGTTATGA
- a CDS encoding rhodanese-like domain-containing protein, with product MMPFYKFDYFGFDFSLVIAFVIGIGFGFALERGGFGNARILAAQFYLYNMRVLKVMFTAIVTAMLGLFYLGWIGWLDLSLVYISDTYLMPQLIGGLLLGIGFVIGGYCPGTSVVSSSTGRIDGMIYFLGMFFGIFVFGEIYPYITDFYYSTAMGRVTLPDFLGLSHGMVVFLVVVIALGAFLLAEWTEKNYENKIRESNRMKSWMNKISTPQKLAVLALLLGFFALIIGSPSDNRHLKINAKEISLEIRNEKNIVRPVELAEWIIKGKVDFIVLDVRDENKFNEYHIPGAMNVSSESVLEAGLMKNDKILIYGDDDILTAEAWFLLKSAGYKNVYILKGGMKGWQESVLYPTLKADASEEEKTEFEKMKQVSFYFGGEPRIASGDNGIVSVTRPKNQKSLPKLTLPAVNMNKAKGKKREGC from the coding sequence ATGATGCCCTTTTATAAATTCGATTATTTCGGCTTCGATTTCAGTCTTGTAATCGCTTTTGTTATCGGAATCGGTTTCGGATTCGCGCTCGAACGGGGCGGATTCGGAAATGCCAGAATTCTTGCCGCTCAATTTTATTTGTATAATATGCGCGTTCTGAAAGTTATGTTTACCGCAATAGTTACCGCCATGCTCGGACTGTTTTACCTGGGATGGATCGGTTGGCTCGATTTGTCTTTGGTCTATATTTCCGACACTTATTTGATGCCTCAATTGATCGGAGGTTTATTGCTCGGAATCGGATTCGTTATCGGAGGCTATTGCCCGGGAACTTCAGTTGTTTCTTCGTCTACGGGTAGAATCGACGGCATGATTTATTTCCTCGGCATGTTCTTCGGTATCTTTGTCTTCGGCGAAATTTATCCATACATCACCGATTTTTATTATTCGACTGCCATGGGCAGAGTAACCCTGCCCGATTTCCTGGGGCTTTCGCACGGAATGGTTGTCTTTCTGGTTGTAGTCATCGCGCTTGGCGCTTTCCTTCTCGCTGAATGGACGGAAAAAAATTATGAAAACAAAATCCGGGAGAGCAATAGAATGAAATCTTGGATGAATAAAATATCAACTCCGCAAAAACTTGCAGTTCTTGCGCTTCTGCTCGGCTTCTTTGCACTGATTATCGGCAGCCCTTCGGATAACAGACATCTTAAAATAAATGCAAAGGAAATTTCGCTCGAAATCAGAAACGAAAAAAATATTGTCCGGCCGGTTGAACTGGCGGAATGGATTATAAAAGGAAAAGTAGATTTTATTGTGCTAGACGTCAGGGATGAAAATAAATTCAATGAATATCATATCCCGGGCGCAATGAACGTTTCTTCCGAATCAGTACTGGAAGCCGGATTGATGAAAAACGATAAGATACTGATATACGGCGACGACGATATCCTTACGGCGGAAGCGTGGTTTTTACTGAAAAGCGCCGGCTACAAAAATGTTTATATTCTGAAAGGCGGTATGAAAGGCTGGCAGGAAAGCGTTCTTTATCCTACGCTGAAAGCGGACGCTTCGGAAGAAGAAAAAACGGAATTCGAGAAAATGAAACAGGTCAGTTTTTATTTCGGCGGCGAACCGAGAATCGCATCGGGCGATAATGGAATTGTATCAGTTACACGTCCGAAAAATCAAAAATCGTTACCAAAACTTACGCTCCCTGCAGTTAATATGAACAAGGCAAAAGGAAAGAAAAGAGAGGGCTGTTAA
- the rmuC gene encoding DNA recombination protein RmuC codes for MNEIILILFGIAVVILFILILKKLSGEKDKPIKEDLERIDRSFRDEIARNRDEISKSLRMQREEMSSSIKSFSRDLTERLFEIAKMQKDQLDIFAKQLSQLTQTNEQKFDTLQSRVDDKLKEIIQNNEKKLEEMRMTVDEKLQSTLEKRLSESFKLVSDRLEQVYKGLGDMQELARGVGDLKNVLTNIKTRGTWGEIQLENLIDQILTREQYEKNVSTKKGSNEKVEFAIKLPGRDNSKEETVWLPIDAKFPIEDYQRLLEAQEAADIEGINDASKKIENTIKSEAKKIADKYLDPPNTTDFAIMFLPIEGLYAEVLRRPGLADNLQREFRVTIAGPTTLTALLNSLQMGFRTLAIEKRSSEVWKILGAVKTEFGKFGTVLEATQKKLQEASNKIEEAARSSRKIERKLRDVQELPPDEGLKLLE; via the coding sequence ATGAACGAAATAATATTAATTCTGTTTGGCATTGCAGTCGTAATTTTATTCATATTGATATTAAAGAAATTATCGGGAGAAAAAGACAAACCGATCAAAGAGGACCTCGAAAGGATAGACAGGTCGTTCAGAGACGAAATAGCGCGCAACAGGGACGAAATTTCAAAAAGCCTCAGGATGCAACGCGAAGAGATGAGCTCTTCAATAAAAAGTTTCAGTCGGGATCTAACCGAAAGATTATTTGAGATTGCAAAGATGCAAAAAGACCAGCTCGATATTTTCGCCAAGCAGCTGTCGCAACTTACCCAGACCAACGAACAAAAATTCGATACGTTGCAATCAAGAGTCGACGACAAACTGAAAGAGATAATACAGAACAACGAAAAGAAACTAGAAGAGATGCGAATGACGGTCGACGAAAAATTGCAAAGCACGCTCGAAAAAAGGTTGAGCGAATCTTTCAAACTCGTAAGCGATCGCCTTGAGCAGGTTTATAAAGGACTTGGCGACATGCAGGAATTAGCCAGAGGCGTCGGCGATCTGAAAAACGTATTGACGAATATTAAAACCAGAGGCACGTGGGGTGAAATCCAACTTGAAAACTTAATAGACCAGATTTTGACACGAGAACAATACGAAAAAAATGTTTCGACAAAAAAAGGAAGCAATGAAAAAGTAGAATTCGCAATCAAATTACCGGGCAGAGACAACTCGAAAGAAGAAACAGTATGGCTCCCGATCGACGCAAAATTCCCCATAGAAGATTATCAAAGATTACTCGAAGCTCAGGAGGCGGCGGATATTGAAGGAATAAACGATGCATCAAAAAAAATAGAGAATACAATAAAAAGCGAAGCCAAAAAAATTGCCGATAAATATCTTGACCCGCCAAACACAACGGACTTCGCCATAATGTTTTTGCCGATTGAAGGACTTTATGCCGAAGTTTTGAGACGGCCCGGACTTGCCGATAATCTCCAGAGAGAATTCCGCGTAACAATCGCGGGGCCAACTACGCTTACGGCATTGTTAAACAGTTTGCAAATGGGATTCAGAACTTTGGCAATCGAAAAGCGTTCGAGCGAGGTATGGAAAATTTTGGGAGCGGTAAAAACGGAATTCGGTAAATTCGGTACGGTTCTGGAAGCCACTCAGAAAAAACTGCAGGAAGCTTCGAACAAAATCGAGGAAGCAGCCCGCTCGTCGCGGAAAATAGAACGCAAATTGAGGGACGTACAGGAATTGCCGCCCGACGAAGGTTTGAAATTATTGGAGTAA
- a CDS encoding penicillin acylase family protein encodes MKKWKKHLIGWTIFLILLLLAVSLVSYIMVKRTLPQYDGTVTDNRIGSEAIIYRDSMAVPMIIAKSQEDAAYALGYLHAQERLFQMDIARRAGEGRLSEIFGDKTAPFDLMFRTVGIAGTASESYKRIDTTTRKILIAYSNGVNKFIDEAGGKYPVEFGLLGYEPYKWKPEHSLIIAKMMAWELNLSWWSDVAFAHIIKKIGKEKAAELLPDYPENAPLIIDDRFNRFAEAPLELIKTDREFRKFTGFIGTHIGSNSWAVSGKRSATGKPIIANDPHLAFSAPGKWYFALIRSKEWNAEGFTLPGLPSIVIGKNRNIAWAMTNVMADDADFYIEQIDTINNRYFVDGQWKNLDVRTDSIYIKNKGYHKFVIRHTHRGPIISGIHPYRLINKKSENLQISMRWTGNDFTNELLSSFLLNRANNWREFLAALKYFNVPGQNFIYADKEGNIGYVCAALLPARNNASPTLIYDGTTTNSDWKGYVPYDMMPKLFNPEKGYIASANNKTIKTFPYHISNIWEPSSRIERITQLLNSRGLHTPDDFRNYQTDFVSPYARFLTENLLKGFENVKIKDANLELVLELLRNWDYNMKAGSQTPSIYSAFLYFLIKNTFEDELGPDLIKEYVILANVPYRKIYELLGEDSNPLFDDVTTPRKENKNDILRKSLVDALSYLEINYGKNPVDWQWGKIHSVTFKHMFHGISSLADKLIDIGPFPIGGDGTTVFNTEYSFVTLFDKGDTEYINKEKPFENILGPSMRYIYDFANPDYIKFIMPTGQSGNFISPHYRDMTEMWLDGKYHVVPLNEDEFKEKSVHKLVLKTKETN; translated from the coding sequence ATGAAAAAGTGGAAAAAACATTTAATCGGTTGGACAATATTTCTTATCCTTTTATTGCTCGCAGTCTCTCTCGTGTCGTATATAATGGTCAAGAGAACTTTGCCTCAATATGACGGGACGGTGACGGACAACAGAATCGGCTCGGAAGCGATCATTTACCGGGACTCGATGGCAGTTCCGATGATAATTGCCAAAAGCCAGGAAGACGCCGCCTACGCGCTCGGATACCTGCACGCTCAGGAAAGGCTTTTTCAAATGGATATTGCTCGAAGAGCGGGGGAAGGCAGGCTCAGCGAAATATTCGGCGATAAAACTGCGCCTTTCGATTTAATGTTTCGCACGGTCGGCATTGCCGGGACCGCGTCGGAATCTTATAAACGGATCGATACGACTACCAGAAAAATTTTGATTGCTTATTCAAACGGAGTAAATAAATTTATCGATGAAGCCGGAGGGAAATACCCGGTTGAATTCGGGTTACTCGGTTACGAACCGTATAAATGGAAACCCGAGCATAGCCTTATTATTGCCAAGATGATGGCTTGGGAATTGAATCTTAGCTGGTGGTCGGATGTGGCGTTCGCTCATATAATAAAAAAAATCGGGAAAGAAAAAGCGGCGGAGCTTTTACCAGATTATCCCGAAAATGCGCCTTTGATTATCGACGACAGATTCAACCGTTTTGCAGAAGCGCCTCTCGAATTGATTAAAACCGACAGGGAATTTAGAAAATTTACGGGCTTTATTGGCACGCATATCGGTTCGAATAGCTGGGCGGTTTCGGGAAAAAGGTCGGCTACTGGGAAACCGATAATTGCCAACGATCCCCATCTTGCTTTTTCAGCCCCGGGCAAATGGTACTTCGCATTAATAAGGTCGAAAGAATGGAACGCAGAAGGATTTACTCTGCCGGGACTTCCGTCGATAGTTATCGGGAAAAACAGAAATATTGCATGGGCAATGACTAACGTAATGGCCGACGACGCCGATTTTTATATCGAGCAAATCGACACAATCAACAACCGTTATTTTGTAGACGGTCAATGGAAAAATCTCGACGTTAGAACCGACTCGATTTACATAAAAAACAAAGGCTACCATAAATTTGTAATTAGGCATACGCATCGAGGACCGATAATTTCCGGCATTCATCCGTATCGTCTCATAAACAAAAAATCGGAAAATTTACAGATAAGCATGAGATGGACAGGGAATGATTTTACGAACGAACTGCTCTCTTCCTTCTTACTCAACAGGGCGAACAATTGGCGGGAATTTTTGGCCGCGTTGAAATACTTTAATGTGCCGGGACAGAATTTTATTTATGCAGATAAGGAAGGCAACATCGGATACGTTTGCGCCGCTTTATTGCCCGCGCGCAATAATGCCAGCCCTACATTAATTTACGACGGAACAACCACGAATTCCGACTGGAAGGGATATGTGCCGTACGATATGATGCCCAAACTTTTTAATCCCGAAAAAGGATACATTGCATCCGCAAATAATAAAACAATAAAAACTTTTCCTTATCACATCTCGAATATCTGGGAGCCGTCTTCTCGTATTGAACGTATTACGCAGCTTCTGAATTCCAGAGGGCTGCATACGCCGGACGACTTTAGAAACTATCAAACGGATTTCGTCTCGCCTTATGCAAGGTTCCTTACCGAAAATTTATTGAAAGGTTTCGAAAACGTAAAAATTAAAGACGCAAATCTGGAGCTTGTTCTCGAACTGTTACGTAACTGGGACTATAACATGAAAGCCGGCAGTCAAACCCCGTCAATCTATTCCGCTTTTCTCTATTTCCTTATTAAAAATACTTTTGAAGACGAACTAGGTCCCGATTTAATAAAAGAGTATGTAATACTTGCCAACGTACCTTACAGAAAAATTTACGAGTTGCTGGGAGAAGATAGTAATCCTTTATTTGACGACGTTACGACGCCACGAAAAGAAAATAAGAACGATATATTAAGGAAAAGTCTTGTAGACGCGTTGAGCTACCTTGAAATAAATTACGGTAAAAATCCGGTTGATTGGCAATGGGGTAAAATTCACAGCGTTACTTTCAAGCATATGTTCCATGGAATTTCTTCCCTTGCAGACAAATTAATTGACATCGGGCCGTTCCCAATAGGAGGCGACGGCACCACCGTCTTCAATACGGAATATTCTTTTGTAACATTGTTCGACAAAGGAGACACAGAATACATAAATAAAGAGAAACCGTTTGAAAATATCCTGGGACCTTCAATGAGATACATATACGATTTCGCTAATCCCGACTATATTAAATTTATTATGCCGACGGGACAATCGGGAAACTTTATCAGTCCGCATTACAGGGACATGACGGAAATGTGGCTCGACGGTAAATATCATGTCGTTCCGCTGAATGAAGATGAATTCAAAGAAAAATCTGTCCATAAGTTAGTTTTGAAAACGAAGGAAACAAATTAG
- a CDS encoding methylenetetrahydrofolate reductase — MKVIEHLEKSNDTLISFEIIPPKRGGDIKELLNVLDDIVKYNPPFIDITSHPAEVVYEETPGGEIKMKVKRKRPGTLGICALIQNKYNIDAVPHVLCTGFTKEETEDFLIELHYLQIDNVLAIRGDDNGFRKPLKFGRSVNEYAVDLIKQINDLNKGKYLEDGLLDAEPMDFCIGTSGYPEKHFEAPNLISDIKYTKAKIDAGASYIVTQMFYDNKYYFDYVKLCRQEGIDAPIIPGLKIITSKKHAYTLPKNFFIDIPTELADELEAAKPEHALDIGINWAYKQVEELLNNNVPAIHFYIMQNSRPIKLLMKKLGY, encoded by the coding sequence ATGAAAGTAATAGAGCATCTGGAAAAGTCAAACGACACATTGATCAGCTTTGAAATCATTCCGCCCAAAAGAGGCGGAGACATAAAAGAATTGTTAAATGTTCTCGACGACATCGTAAAATACAATCCGCCTTTTATCGACATTACAAGCCACCCCGCGGAAGTGGTTTACGAAGAGACCCCCGGCGGCGAAATTAAAATGAAAGTTAAGAGGAAAAGACCCGGCACGCTTGGAATCTGCGCTCTTATTCAGAATAAATACAATATAGATGCAGTGCCGCACGTGCTCTGCACCGGATTTACTAAGGAAGAAACCGAGGACTTTTTAATCGAATTGCATTACTTACAAATCGACAATGTTTTGGCAATAAGGGGCGACGACAACGGCTTCAGAAAACCGTTGAAATTCGGACGAAGCGTTAACGAATACGCTGTCGATTTGATTAAACAAATCAACGATTTGAATAAAGGTAAATACCTCGAAGACGGTTTGCTCGACGCCGAACCGATGGATTTTTGCATCGGCACAAGCGGGTATCCCGAAAAACATTTCGAAGCGCCGAATCTCATTTCGGACATTAAATACACAAAGGCAAAAATTGACGCCGGCGCTTCTTACATCGTTACTCAAATGTTCTATGACAACAAATATTATTTCGACTATGTAAAACTTTGCCGCCAGGAAGGCATTGACGCGCCGATTATTCCGGGCTTGAAAATAATTACGTCTAAAAAACACGCTTACACTTTGCCGAAAAACTTTTTTATCGACATACCCACCGAATTGGCGGACGAACTCGAAGCTGCAAAACCCGAACACGCTTTGGATATAGGCATCAATTGGGCATACAAACAGGTGGAAGAATTACTCAACAACAATGTTCCCGCTATTCATTTCTATATAATGCAGAATTCCCGGCCGATAAAATTGCTTATGAAAAAATTAGGGTACTGA